Below is a window of Musa acuminata AAA Group cultivar baxijiao chromosome BXJ3-11, Cavendish_Baxijiao_AAA, whole genome shotgun sequence DNA.
tatatatatatctttatctTTGATTGTTTTAAAGAAAGCAATGAAAATATAACTAAAAATTTTTGGTCAACTTGAAGGTTAATCCCATGGAAGCAATAAAATtcctatctttatttttagataaaaacaCTAGGATTTTATCTGTTCTAGAGAGCATCTTCTCAAAAGAAAGTTCACACATACACAGGAtattgctgaaagatttccacatCAATCATTTCCTATCCATTGATTCATGGACAATTTAATTCACCATCCCCCCTCGACCTTTTTGCTCGTCAAAAGGATAGATGTTGCCACCATCTGCCACTGTCAGATCACCCTGGATAACCTACAGGAGTGATGGGATGGTGTGTGGTGGAGACAAGCTCGTCCATTTGATGTCTGTAACATGCCCACCTTCCAAGCCAAGAAATCAACCCAGGAGTAACAGGTGGGGGTGGGGGGAAAACAGGATGAGAGAAGTATGGCCACCTTTTAAGCCTTCCCCAAGGTTCCTCTATGAGAGGGATGCACGGGAGACTGGCCAAAAGACTCCTCGAACAGCTTGGGAGAAGATTTGGCCACCACCACAGCAATTGCTGTCATGATGATGACATGCCAAACctgtgctttgtgttttctggggaTTGCCAAATGTACACATATAATGCCAGTGTATGCCACTCTTATGATCTACTACAACAAAAGAATGCTCCAAAACTATACAATGAATTCACGAGCCATGGGATTTGATTTTAGTAAGTTCAATATTTATATTATCAACAGCTAAGATTTTTACCAATTAAAATACAAGTAATCTAAATTTTCGTCAGTCTctgctttaattatttttatgtttatgatatatatatatatatatatatatatatatatatatatatatataattcataaacatacatCGATACTAGGTTAAGCTCGTGAGAAGGGACGACCGGAGTGGATGACGTGGTGCACATCCAAAGGGGGAAGGGAGCGGTAGGCTTCTCGATGCGCTACACATCATCCACTCGCGTCGTGAATCGTGGCCCCGACATGCTTTGCGTCGTCGTGCCCTCACGCGCGTCGCACACGCAAAGGCCCGCGCATGATACCACCTCCTGGTTCTCTACGTGACGCTTCTTTCCCTCGTTCTTCCTCGGCTTTATATGCTGGACCTACTTCTCGCCGGTGACTACAAGACTCGGTGGAGTTCTAGTACGATCGATTGCTTCTTGCTTTGGTGGGAGAAGATCGATGGGGGAAGAGGAGTCGACCAAGATGGAGGTTGAAGGCGTTGCCGGGACTGCTGCACATCCTCCTCCGGCGGAGACAGTGAAGGACCTGGCGAAGGACAAgtcagcggttccaccgcctgaagaGGTGGAGAAGCCGGATGATTCCAAGGCTCTTGCCACCGTGGACAGtgagctcttcttcttcccttcctctctctctctctctctctctccccccctctgtaatcttctcttctcttctcttgggAACGATTTGGATTATAGCAGATAATTATTTCGATTTTTCTTTGTTTAACTTATAGATAGATAGCAATTTGCTTACTTTCTAGATCGAAAGCATTTGCAATTGATGTGCTAGCATAAAAGAGTAGATGAACAGAGCAAAAAGTTGGTTCTTTTAACCTTTCTACTGCATTCTTCATGAATTCCTTATAATTAGGTTCCACGATTCATCAATATTACACGAAAAGATCACAAAGCACCTCCAGATGCATCTCTGCATACATACGAATTGGATGATTGGTATCATATGTGCTCTCCGTAGCTGTCGAGCTTATAATTTCTTCATCATCGTTAAGAACTTATGCATAACCTCTTCATCACCAGCAACTGAGGCTGCCGCTACCAAGAAAACATCAGGTGGTTCGATTGACAGAGGTAAGTGTTTGGAGAAacatttgctagaatttacaatgttCTACGATGCACCACTTTGTGTGAAGGCAGaggaagatcatgtttgatgCTGCCAATTCAGATGCTGTGCTTGCAAGGGTTGAGACAGAGAAGAGGGAGTCCATGATCAAAGCATGGGAGGAGAACGAGAAGACCAAAGCACAGAACAAGTAAGTTAGTTTCGATTGGGTATAGACTTGTTGACTCCACATGTTATCATTGTTGTTGCTGTGGAGACATCAACACTGGGTTAGATCGATCCAGCTAAAATCGAATCATGGAGATTCTAATCATCCTCTTGGACATGATACTTTGGTAAATTATGATCATCATGGATGTACAATTTTTATCTGTCTAATTTATCATGTTTTCCTGCCAATATGGGACAGGGCTGCTAAGAAGATGGCATCTATTACTGCATGGGAAAACTCAAAGAAGGCTGCTTTGGAAGCTGAGCTGAAAATGAAAGAGGTGAGGAACTATAAGCATCCCATAGCTTCTCAAAGAAAGCAAGCTTACTTCAACAACAACTTGGAATTAGCTGATCTGACAAGATTAGATTTATGAGTTCTATCAAGCTGCTGTAATCATAAGGTCAGAGATCTCGAATGATGGAATTCAACCGTAAGATGGAAATGGCTGTAGCTCAGATACAGTCATCCTACTTCAGTTCACAGTGTACCAAGTTGAACTATACTTGTAATTATACCTATACCTTCCATGTTGTTCG
It encodes the following:
- the LOC103970356 gene encoding remorin — encoded protein: MGEEESTKMEVEGVAGTAAHPPPAETVKDLAKDKSAVPPPEEVEKPDDSKALATVDTTEAAATKKTSGGSIDRDAVLARVETEKRESMIKAWEENEKTKAQNKAAKKMASITAWENSKKAALEAELKMKEEALEMKKAEYAEKMKNKIAMLHKAAEEKKAMVEAKRGEEFLKAEEMAAKYRVTGFTPKKLFGCFGA